The Amycolatopsis viridis genome window below encodes:
- a CDS encoding glycosyltransferase family 4 protein, translating into MKVGIVCPYSFDVPGGVQGHVTDLARALLARGHQVSVLAPADDDADLPDFVQPAGKALGIPYNGSVARLQFGPVSYARVRRWLREGAFDVLHLHEPAAPSLSLLALTVADGPIVATFHTSTPRSRTLSAFQPVLRPLLEKITARIAVSALARRVQVEHAGGDAVEIPNGVDVEFFSRARPLDGYPRAGGTIGFVGRFTEPRKGMDVLLDAARRLLPEFGDLRLLVVGRGEPEVLHRMAGPELAPHLELLGQVDDATKARALRSVDVYCAPNTGGESFGMILTEAMAAGTAVAASNLDSFRRVLDDGRAGALFPTGDGAALAACLRELLGDPARRTSLAAAAGERVAIFDWPVVVTQVLRVYETAIAADPRRVSAREAPL; encoded by the coding sequence GTGAAGGTCGGGATCGTCTGCCCGTACTCCTTCGACGTCCCCGGCGGCGTCCAAGGGCACGTCACGGACCTGGCGCGCGCGCTGCTGGCGCGCGGGCACCAGGTGTCGGTGCTGGCACCCGCCGACGACGACGCAGACCTGCCGGACTTCGTGCAGCCCGCGGGCAAGGCGCTCGGCATCCCCTACAACGGCTCGGTGGCGCGGCTCCAGTTCGGGCCGGTCTCCTACGCCCGGGTGCGGCGCTGGCTGCGGGAGGGTGCGTTCGACGTGCTGCACCTGCACGAGCCCGCCGCGCCCAGCCTGTCGCTGCTCGCGCTGACGGTCGCCGACGGGCCGATCGTCGCCACGTTCCACACCTCCACGCCGCGCTCGCGGACGCTGTCGGCGTTCCAGCCGGTGCTGCGCCCGCTGCTGGAGAAGATCACCGCGCGGATCGCGGTGTCGGCGCTGGCGCGGCGCGTGCAGGTCGAGCACGCCGGCGGGGACGCGGTGGAGATCCCGAACGGCGTGGACGTCGAGTTCTTCTCGCGCGCGCGACCGCTGGACGGCTATCCGCGGGCCGGCGGCACGATCGGGTTCGTCGGCCGGTTCACCGAGCCGCGCAAGGGCATGGACGTCCTGCTCGACGCCGCCCGCCGCCTGCTGCCGGAGTTCGGGGACCTGCGGCTGCTCGTCGTCGGGCGCGGCGAGCCCGAGGTGCTGCACCGGATGGCCGGACCGGAACTCGCCCCGCACCTGGAGCTGCTCGGTCAGGTCGACGACGCCACCAAGGCTCGGGCGCTGCGCAGCGTGGACGTCTACTGCGCGCCGAACACCGGCGGCGAGAGCTTCGGCATGATCCTCACCGAGGCGATGGCCGCCGGCACCGCTGTCGCGGCCAGCAACCTCGACTCGTTCCGCCGGGTGCTCGACGACGGCCGGGCGGGCGCGTTGTTCCCGACCGGGGACGGCGCGGCGCTCGCCGCGTGCCTGCGCGAGCTGCTCGGCGATCCGGCGCGGCGGACGTCGCTCGCGGCGGCGGCGGGGGAGCGGGTGGCGATCTTCGACTGGCCGGTCGTGGTGACGCAGGTGCTGCGGGTGTACGAGACCGCGATCGCCGCCGATCCGCGCCGGGTCAGTGCGCGGGAGGCGCCGCTGTGA
- a CDS encoding elongation factor G-like protein EF-G2: MADKQARTVDAGAAVAVDDPVKVRNVVLVGPSGSGKTTLTEALLAVSGTVARAGSVVEGTTVCDHDPAAVRQQRSVGLSVAPVLHQDHKINLIDTPGYADFVGELRAGLRAADAALFVVSAFEGVDPATVAIWEECAAVGMPRAVVISRLDHHRADPEDEIAACQDAFGAGVLPLYLPATGPEPGLVGLITRRLYDYSQGYPPRLGDPAPADLERLTEARNELIEGIIAESEDETLMDRYLAGEEISEETLIADLETAVARGSFHPVIPVCATTGVGLAEVLDGIVRAFPSPLEHTLPPVTGPDGAPHPALSTDPDGPLAAEVVRTAVDSYVGRVSLVRVFSGTLRPERPVHVSGHGMAERGHSDHDTDERVAHLYSPLGANLREVPYCVAGDLCALTKVGSAETGDTVSAPDHPLLMRPWPMPEPLLPVAVVARNRSDEDALARNLSRLVAGDPTLRLERNAETGQLVLWCMGEAHADVVLSRLRAGGAEVDTEPVKVSLRETFAAPAKGHGRHVKQSGGHGQYAVCDIEVEPLPRGTGFEFVDRIVGGAIPNQFIPSVEKGVRAQLHRGLVTGHPVVDVRVTLVDGKAHSVDSSDAAFQTAGALALKDAAANGRVVLLEPLDEVDVRVPDEYLGAVLGDLSSRRGRVLGTESVGQGRSVIRAEVPATELLRYATELRSLSSGTALFTRRHARYDPLPENLAAAHA, encoded by the coding sequence ATGGCCGACAAACAAGCCCGCACCGTCGATGCCGGAGCCGCGGTCGCTGTGGACGACCCGGTCAAGGTCCGCAACGTGGTCCTGGTGGGTCCCTCGGGTTCCGGCAAGACCACCCTCACCGAGGCCCTGCTCGCGGTGTCCGGCACCGTGGCCAGGGCCGGTTCCGTCGTGGAGGGCACCACCGTCTGCGACCACGACCCGGCGGCGGTGCGCCAGCAGCGCTCGGTGGGGCTGTCGGTCGCACCGGTCCTGCACCAGGACCACAAGATCAACCTGATCGACACCCCGGGTTACGCCGACTTCGTGGGCGAGCTGCGGGCCGGGTTGCGCGCCGCCGATGCCGCGCTGTTCGTGGTCAGCGCGTTCGAGGGCGTCGACCCCGCCACGGTGGCGATCTGGGAGGAGTGCGCCGCGGTGGGCATGCCGCGCGCGGTCGTGATCTCCCGGCTGGACCACCACCGCGCCGACCCCGAGGACGAGATCGCCGCGTGCCAGGACGCGTTCGGCGCGGGCGTGCTGCCGCTGTACCTGCCGGCCACCGGCCCGGAGCCGGGTCTGGTCGGGCTGATCACCCGCCGCCTCTACGACTACTCGCAGGGCTATCCGCCGAGGCTGGGCGACCCCGCGCCGGCCGACCTGGAGCGGCTGACCGAGGCACGCAACGAGCTGATCGAGGGCATCATCGCCGAGAGCGAGGACGAGACCCTCATGGACCGCTACCTCGCGGGCGAGGAGATCAGCGAGGAGACGCTGATCGCCGACCTGGAGACCGCGGTGGCACGCGGCTCGTTCCACCCGGTCATCCCGGTGTGCGCCACCACCGGGGTGGGCCTGGCCGAGGTCCTCGACGGCATCGTCCGGGCGTTCCCGTCACCGCTGGAGCACACGCTGCCGCCGGTCACCGGGCCGGACGGCGCGCCGCACCCGGCGCTGAGCACCGATCCGGACGGGCCACTGGCCGCCGAAGTGGTGCGCACCGCCGTGGACTCCTACGTCGGGCGCGTGTCGCTGGTGCGGGTGTTCTCCGGGACGCTGCGGCCGGAACGGCCGGTGCACGTGTCCGGGCACGGCATGGCCGAACGCGGCCACTCCGACCACGACACCGACGAGCGGGTGGCCCACCTGTACTCCCCGCTGGGCGCGAACCTGCGCGAGGTGCCCTACTGCGTGGCCGGAGATCTGTGCGCGCTGACCAAGGTCGGCTCGGCCGAGACCGGTGACACCGTCTCGGCCCCCGACCACCCACTGCTGATGCGCCCGTGGCCGATGCCCGAACCGCTGCTGCCGGTCGCCGTGGTGGCCCGCAACCGCAGCGACGAGGACGCGCTGGCGCGCAACTTGTCCCGGCTGGTCGCCGGGGACCCGACGCTGCGGCTGGAACGCAACGCCGAGACCGGTCAGCTGGTCCTGTGGTGCATGGGCGAGGCGCACGCCGACGTGGTGCTGTCGCGGCTGCGCGCCGGGGGTGCCGAGGTGGACACCGAACCGGTCAAGGTCAGCCTGCGCGAGACGTTCGCCGCCCCGGCCAAGGGGCACGGGCGGCACGTGAAGCAGTCCGGCGGGCACGGCCAGTACGCGGTGTGCGACATCGAGGTCGAGCCGCTGCCGCGCGGCACCGGGTTCGAGTTCGTCGACCGCATCGTCGGCGGCGCCATCCCGAACCAGTTCATCCCGAGTGTGGAGAAGGGGGTGCGGGCGCAGCTGCACCGCGGGCTGGTGACCGGCCACCCGGTGGTCGACGTGCGCGTCACGCTGGTCGACGGCAAGGCGCACAGCGTGGACTCCTCGGACGCGGCGTTCCAGACCGCCGGGGCGCTGGCGCTCAAGGACGCGGCCGCGAACGGGCGGGTGGTGCTGCTCGAACCGCTCGACGAGGTGGACGTCCGCGTGCCCGACGAGTACCTGGGCGCGGTGCTGGGCGACCTGTCGTCGCGGCGCGGACGGGTGCTCGGCACCGAGTCGGTGGGCCAGGGCCGCAGCGTGATCCGGGCCGAGGTGCCCGCGACCGAGCTGTTGCGGTACGCCACGGAGCTGCGCTCGCTGAGCTCCGGCACGGCGCTGTTCACCCGCCGGCACGCGCGATACGACCCGCTGCCGGAGAACCTGGCCGCGGCGCACGCCTGA
- a CDS encoding MarR family winged helix-turn-helix transcriptional regulator, translating to MSEPRWLSAEEQRVWREFSIAVTMLRGHVETQLQRDAGMPHTYYEVLVVLSEAPGRTLRMSELAEKCHSSRSRLSHAVARLEANGWVRRDSCGTDKRGSFARLTDRGFAALQAAAPGHVEAVREALFDALTSDQVRALGEIAEAIQHKLTPRCAAAMAALEEPLDERV from the coding sequence ATGTCCGAACCGCGATGGCTCAGCGCAGAGGAGCAGCGCGTGTGGCGCGAGTTCTCGATCGCCGTCACGATGCTGCGTGGCCACGTGGAAACCCAGCTCCAGCGCGACGCCGGCATGCCGCACACCTACTACGAGGTGCTCGTCGTGCTGTCCGAGGCGCCCGGGCGCACCCTGCGCATGAGCGAGCTCGCCGAGAAGTGCCATTCCTCACGCAGCCGCCTCTCGCACGCGGTCGCCCGGCTGGAGGCCAACGGCTGGGTGCGCCGCGACAGCTGCGGCACCGACAAGCGCGGCTCCTTCGCCCGGCTGACCGATCGCGGCTTCGCCGCGCTGCAAGCCGCGGCCCCCGGACACGTGGAGGCGGTCCGTGAGGCGTTGTTCGATGCGCTCACGTCCGACCAGGTCCGCGCGCTGGGCGAGATAGCCGAGGCGATCCAGCACAAGCTCACGCCGCGGTGCGCCGCGGCCATGGCCGCCCTGGAGGAGCCGCTGGACGAGCGGGTCTGA
- the pdxS gene encoding pyridoxal 5'-phosphate synthase lyase subunit PdxS: MSEVESRSSATPERGTARVKRGMAEMLKGGVIMDVVTPEQAKIAEDAGAVAVMALERVPADIRAQGGVARMSDPDLIEGIISTVSIPVMAKARIGHFVEAQVLQSLGVDYIDESEVLTPADYANHIDKWAFTVPFVCGATNLGEALRRINEGAAMIRSKGEAGTGDVSNATTHMRKIRAEIRRLTALPEDELYVAAKEMQAPYELVREVAERGKLPVVLFTAGGIATPADAAMMMQLGAEGVFVGSGIFKSGDPARRAEAIVKATTFHDDPDVIAKVSRGLGEAMVGINVDDVPEPHRLAERGW; this comes from the coding sequence GTGTCCGAAGTTGAATCCCGCAGTTCCGCCACGCCCGAGCGGGGCACCGCGCGCGTCAAGCGCGGCATGGCCGAGATGCTCAAGGGCGGCGTGATCATGGACGTCGTCACCCCCGAGCAGGCGAAGATCGCCGAGGACGCCGGTGCGGTGGCCGTGATGGCGCTGGAGCGCGTGCCCGCCGACATCCGCGCCCAGGGCGGGGTGGCGCGGATGAGCGACCCGGACCTCATCGAGGGCATCATCTCCACGGTGTCCATCCCGGTGATGGCCAAGGCCCGGATCGGGCACTTCGTCGAGGCGCAGGTACTCCAGTCGCTCGGGGTGGACTACATCGACGAGTCCGAGGTGCTCACCCCGGCCGACTACGCCAACCACATCGACAAGTGGGCGTTCACCGTGCCGTTCGTGTGCGGGGCGACCAACCTGGGCGAGGCGCTGCGCCGCATCAACGAGGGCGCGGCGATGATCCGCTCCAAGGGTGAGGCCGGCACCGGCGACGTGTCGAACGCGACCACCCACATGCGCAAGATCCGCGCGGAGATCCGGCGGCTGACGGCGCTGCCCGAGGACGAGCTGTACGTGGCGGCCAAGGAGATGCAGGCGCCCTACGAGCTGGTGCGCGAGGTGGCCGAGCGCGGGAAGCTGCCGGTCGTGCTGTTCACCGCCGGAGGCATCGCGACCCCCGCCGACGCGGCGATGATGATGCAGCTGGGGGCCGAGGGCGTGTTCGTCGGATCCGGGATCTTCAAGTCCGGTGACCCGGCCAGGCGTGCGGAGGCCATCGTCAAGGCCACCACGTTCCACGACGACCCGGACGTCATCGCGAAGGTCTCCCGCGGCCTCGGCGAGGCCATGGTCGGCATCAACGTCGACGACGTGCCCGAGCCGCACCGCCTCGCCGAACGCGGCTGGTAG
- a CDS encoding NUDIX hydrolase — MNVFVLVVTIVAAVVVLGGLFLVATANRLDRLHVRLDAGWAALDAALARRAVVARAVAAVDGAAPGLREAADLAEKAPRAEREVAENELTRLLATIDRTRLPAQLAGELTDAEHRVVIARRVHNDAVRDTLALRRRRKVRYFKLAGTAPRPEYFEIAEPPLPGA, encoded by the coding sequence GTGAACGTCTTCGTGCTGGTCGTCACGATCGTCGCGGCGGTGGTCGTGCTCGGCGGCCTGTTCCTCGTCGCCACCGCGAACCGGCTGGACCGCCTGCACGTCCGGCTCGATGCGGGGTGGGCGGCGCTGGACGCGGCGCTCGCCCGGCGGGCGGTGGTGGCGCGGGCGGTGGCCGCGGTCGACGGGGCCGCACCGGGCCTGCGGGAGGCGGCCGACCTCGCGGAGAAGGCCCCCCGCGCGGAACGGGAGGTTGCGGAGAACGAGCTCACGCGCCTGCTCGCGACGATCGACCGCACGCGGCTGCCCGCCCAGCTGGCCGGGGAACTCACCGACGCCGAGCACCGCGTGGTCATCGCGCGCCGCGTGCACAACGACGCGGTGCGGGACACGCTGGCGCTGCGCCGGCGGCGGAAGGTGCGGTACTTCAAGCTCGCCGGCACCGCGCCGCGGCCGGAGTACTTCGAGATCGCCGAACCGCCGCTGCCCGGCGCCTAG
- the pgsA gene encoding phosphatidylinositol phosphate synthase, with translation MLNIFARASVSRALDPLGHALVRAGLTPNAMTAIGTAGAIVSALVFFPNGMLLAGTFTVWGFAMLDLLDGAMARARGYGTPFGATLDATCDRLADGALFSGIAWWCFAVEHNLRAAAACLICLVLAQVISYIKARAEAEGLAADGGLVERAERLIIALVGTGLEGFGVPFAVEGTLWLLAAGSIVTTVQRMLAVAASAREAG, from the coding sequence ATGCTGAACATCTTCGCGCGAGCGTCCGTCTCGCGAGCCCTGGACCCGCTCGGTCACGCGCTGGTGCGGGCCGGCCTGACCCCGAACGCGATGACCGCCATCGGCACGGCCGGGGCGATCGTGTCCGCCCTGGTGTTCTTCCCGAACGGGATGCTGCTGGCCGGCACGTTCACCGTGTGGGGTTTCGCGATGCTCGACCTGCTCGACGGCGCGATGGCCCGCGCCCGCGGGTACGGCACCCCGTTCGGCGCAACTCTCGACGCGACCTGCGACCGGCTCGCCGACGGCGCGTTGTTCAGCGGCATCGCCTGGTGGTGCTTCGCGGTCGAGCACAACCTGCGCGCGGCCGCTGCGTGCCTCATCTGCCTGGTGCTGGCCCAGGTCATCTCCTACATCAAGGCCCGCGCCGAGGCCGAGGGCCTCGCCGCCGACGGCGGGCTGGTCGAGCGCGCCGAGCGGCTGATCATCGCGCTCGTCGGCACCGGGCTGGAAGGGTTCGGCGTGCCGTTCGCGGTCGAGGGCACGCTGTGGCTGCTCGCGGCCGGCTCGATCGTCACCACGGTCCAGCGGATGCTGGCCGTGGCCGCCTCCGCACGGGAGGCGGGCTGA
- a CDS encoding phosphatidylinositol mannoside acyltransferase, whose amino-acid sequence MGRFGERMADLGYAAGWTVVSRLPVPVARSGFALAADFAAWRKGPGVRQLRRNLARVVPQAGETELDELTRQAVRSYARYWHEAFRLPSLDPARIRSRVEATISGVENLDAALAEGNGAVVALPHSGNWDVPGIWAVGRYGPFTTVVERLKPESLFQRFVAYRESLGFEILSADGGTGSFRLLLQRLRENRVVCLIADRDLSGGGVPVSFFGEKTSMPAGPARLAASTGAALLPVGSWFTEDGWGIRIHPRIRVTHRTEVPAATQALADIFAGDIAAHPADWHMMQKLWTADAGEDGVPAREEAA is encoded by the coding sequence ATGGGCCGGTTCGGCGAGCGGATGGCGGACCTGGGGTACGCCGCGGGCTGGACCGTGGTGAGCCGGTTGCCGGTCCCGGTGGCCCGGTCCGGGTTCGCGCTGGCCGCCGATTTCGCCGCGTGGCGCAAGGGCCCCGGGGTGCGGCAGCTGCGCCGCAACCTGGCTCGCGTGGTGCCGCAGGCCGGCGAGACCGAGCTCGACGAGCTGACCCGCCAGGCCGTGCGCTCCTACGCCCGCTACTGGCACGAGGCGTTCCGGCTGCCCAGCCTGGATCCCGCGCGGATCCGGTCGCGGGTCGAGGCGACGATCAGCGGCGTGGAGAACCTCGACGCCGCGCTCGCCGAAGGCAACGGTGCGGTGGTCGCGCTGCCGCACAGCGGGAACTGGGACGTGCCGGGCATCTGGGCGGTCGGCCGGTACGGCCCGTTCACCACCGTGGTCGAGCGCCTCAAGCCGGAGTCGCTGTTCCAGCGGTTCGTGGCCTACCGCGAGTCCCTGGGCTTCGAGATCCTCTCCGCCGACGGCGGCACCGGCTCGTTCCGGTTGCTGCTGCAGCGGTTGCGGGAGAACCGGGTGGTCTGCCTGATCGCCGACCGGGACCTCTCCGGCGGCGGCGTGCCCGTGTCGTTCTTCGGCGAGAAGACGAGCATGCCGGCCGGCCCGGCGCGGCTGGCCGCGAGCACCGGCGCCGCGCTGCTGCCGGTGGGCAGCTGGTTCACCGAGGACGGCTGGGGCATCCGGATCCACCCGCGGATCCGCGTCACGCACCGCACCGAGGTGCCCGCCGCGACCCAGGCGCTGGCCGACATCTTCGCCGGCGACATCGCGGCCCACCCCGCGGACTGGCACATGATGCAGAAGCTGTGGACCGCCGACGCCGGGGAGGACGGCGTTCCGGCGCGGGAGGAAGCGGCGTGA
- a CDS encoding XdhC family protein: protein MASETDPACAVAHGAGGPVTETRTLVAVFSSPVAEFLLRYGQDLGYRAVLFDPDETRTAGVPGAEATAVLPDLDADTDVVVTDHHRAELGPVLRDVLAQPVRWAGVMGNPRHEGPHVAALRALGVAEADIARVHRPIGLDIGSRRPAEIAIAALAGLIADRNGRPGGFFPR, encoded by the coding sequence ATGGCTTCCGAAACCGACCCGGCGTGCGCGGTGGCGCACGGCGCCGGCGGCCCGGTGACGGAGACCCGCACGCTGGTGGCGGTGTTCTCCTCGCCGGTCGCGGAGTTCCTGCTGCGCTACGGCCAGGACCTCGGCTACCGCGCGGTGCTGTTCGATCCGGACGAGACCCGGACCGCCGGGGTCCCGGGTGCGGAGGCGACGGCCGTGCTGCCGGACCTGGACGCGGACACGGACGTCGTGGTGACCGACCACCACCGGGCCGAGCTCGGCCCGGTGCTGCGCGACGTCCTCGCGCAGCCGGTGCGATGGGCCGGCGTGATGGGGAATCCGCGGCACGAGGGCCCGCACGTCGCGGCGCTGCGCGCGCTGGGCGTGGCCGAGGCGGACATCGCGCGGGTGCACCGGCCGATCGGCCTCGACATCGGCTCCCGCCGCCCGGCCGAGATCGCGATCGCCGCGCTGGCCGGGCTGATCGCCGACCGCAACGGCCGCCCCGGGGGCTTCTTCCCCCGCTGA